The Camelina sativa cultivar DH55 chromosome 14, Cs, whole genome shotgun sequence genome includes a window with the following:
- the LOC104743727 gene encoding UPF0725 protein At1g02770-like: MGAESDQEEKLYEEEEEKRYQAEVAYWEEVWKCNNGFEIDHLKIPKRFGFVGVAPISFKEYNYDDELPLLILYAKIGVHKFNMSKGTNLQFDSLDILNELPEPGHRTYHITLLVKETSRQFQTSLVHLGHRKKSVTWFTARFKPKHPRPGRLHYGPRPDCYRRELPEWPPENDFSDKKRFYLVEESELLKYAWIRLYMEFAFVEENEAIAVANPDLSKLVILMVAVEPMGNAQPPNEDVLMARDATFYIRYTYPYMGHRSQRSPRHRIAIIRRTIKKDTLSLLFMSSFAKKSSSGVTTLPIISD; encoded by the exons ATGGGTGCAGAGAGTGACCAGGAGGAAAAGCTgtacgaggaagaagaggaaaagcgGTACCAGGCAGAAGTCGCGTATTGGGAAGAAGTGTGGAAATGTAATAAT GGGTTCGAAATTGATCATTTGAAGATACCAAAACGCTTTGGATTTGTTGGAGTTGCGCCTATCAGTTTTAAAGAATATAATTACGATGATGAACTCCCCCTTCTCATCTTATATGCTAAGATTGGGGTCCATAAGTTTAATATGTCAAag GGGACGAACCTCCAGTTCGATAGTCTTGACATACTCAATGAGCTACCTGAACCTGGACATCGCACATATCATATCACTTTGCTTGTGAAGGAGACCAGTAGACAATTTCAAACTAGCCTTGTTCACTTAGGCCATAGAAAGAAGTCCGTCACTTGGTTTACTGCTAGGTTTAAGCCCAAACATCCAC GACCTGGGCGTCTTCATTACGGACCAAGACCTGATTGCTACCGACGTGAACTGCCTGAGTGGCCTCCAGAGAATGATTTCAGTGATAAGAAACGTTTCTACCTG gtggaAGAATCAGAGCTGCTAAAATATGCCTGGATTCGTCTATACATGGAATTTGCATTCGTCGAAGAGAATGAAGCTATTGCTGTTGCTAATCCCGATCTGTCAaaattggtgattttaatggtGGCTGTGGAACCTATGGGGAATGCGCAGCCCCCAAATGAGGATGTGCTCATGGCCAGAGATGCAACTTTCTACATAAGGTACACTTACCCATATATGGGTCATCGTAGTCAGCGGTCTCCCCGTCATCGCATAGCCATCATCAGAAGAACCATCAAGAAAGACaccctctctctcctcttcatgAGTTCGTTTGCCAAAAAATCTTCTAGTGGTGTTACTACCCTACCTATAATTAGTGATTGA